GTAAAACTGTCTTTAGTTTTCCTAAAAAATTAGCAGCTACGTTAATATTTTTTTTCGCAAGAAAAATACGAAAGCCATCAACAATAATGTCGCGCAAAACAAAAACCAAAACAAGATATCACGGCGTTAATTCTAAATAAGATAAGAGAAAAAAGGTTGTGGTTGTCAGTATTTTATCAGTTATTGGGTCAAAAATTTTGCCTAATTCTGACTCAAGTCTAAATTTTCGGGCAAGGTAACCATCAAGAAAATCGGTCAAACTTGAAGCAACAAAAAAGAAAAACGCTATATAAAATAGCGAAAAATAATTATATTTGGAAAAAAGAAAGAGTAAAATAAAAATTATTAAGCCGCCAAGAAGACGAAAAAAAGTTAAAAAATTAATAAAATAAAATAAAATATCTATTTTTTTCTTCATTTTTTTCAAAAAGGTAGCTTAATCGGTTTTGTCGGAATGCGATTTTGATCAAAATATTGCTGACTTAATGTTGAGAGATCGTCAATTTTAACTTTTTTTTGTTTTAAATCAGCAATTAAATGACTATAGTATTTCAAAAAGCGGATTTTTTCGTCATTATATAATCCAAGGATAGTTTTGTCAAATTTTTTCAAATAACTAGCAAAATCAGTAAAATAATTAAGTTCCTTAGTATTATGTTTTGCTCATAAATTTGATTTACTTTTGGATAAAATATTTATATTATTGAAAAAAATTTTTTCAGTTTCATACCCTGTTTGAATAATTTGGGACACAACTTGATCATTTTGGAGAACCTCAAGGTGAACGCGTGCTAAATTGTTTACATCTGACATTTTAAGATTAGCGCCAACAACAAAATTTGATACTAAATCAATATTTTTTTCAATTATTACAATAATTCGTGCTAAAAAAATTGCTAAGGTTTTGTTGCTTAATTCCTTAAGTTCAGCTTTTTCTATCTTTAGTCGCCTTAATTTAAGACGATTTGAAATAAAACCATAGGCTAAAAATCCTATGATTAGTGTTGTGAGCAGTGCAATTACGACTATTAAATTAGTATCAACCATAAATAAAAATTAAAAAATATAGCTATCTATTTTGTTTTTTTCTTAAATTTTGCCTTAAAATTATAGGTATTTTTGCTTTCAGGATCAGGTTTTAGAAAGCGACATTTAGGAAAACCACTACATGCAATAAAACGCTGTGAAGTTTTTCGATTGTAACGATAAACCAAATCCATACTGCATTCAGGACATTTTTCACCAGTTGTTTCAATTTCCATAACTATTTTTTCAAGCGGTTTTGAT
The DNA window shown above is from Mesomycoplasma ovipneumoniae and carries:
- the pgsA gene encoding CDP-diacylglycerol--glycerol-3-phosphate 3-phosphatidyltransferase, whose protein sequence is MKKKIDILFYFINFLTFFRLLGGLIIFILLFLFSKYNYFSLFYIAFFFFVASSLTDFLDGYLARKFRLESELGKIFDPITDKILTTTTFFLLSYLELTPWYLVLVFVLRDIIVDGFRIFLAKKNINVAANFLGKLKTVLQILAIIIIFLGYSISTEIFIKHYYLFNLTTIFAAIISVISGIYYVAPVFKLVKKQ
- a CDS encoding MHJ_0274 family protein translates to MVDTNLIVVIALLTTLIIGFLAYGFISNRLKLRRLKIEKAELKELSNKTLAIFLARIIVIIEKNIDLVSNFVVGANLKMSDVNNLARVHLEVLQNDQVVSQIIQTGYETEKIFFNNINILSKSKSNLWAKHNTKELNYFTDFASYLKKFDKTILGLYNDEKIRFLKYYSHLIADLKQKKVKIDDLSTLSQQYFDQNRIPTKPIKLPFWKKWRKK